The Acidobacteriota bacterium genome contains the following window.
GGAATTTTCATTCTGGTAATGCGGCTGATCGATATGTTCTACCAGATCGGACCTACATATCGCGTCTCGCCGGGAGGCATTGAGCAGGGAGCATTTTACGTTAGTTGGATGGATTTCGTTGCACCGATAGCGGTTGGTGGTATTTGGCTGTGGTGGTTCTTTGGAGAACTCATGAAGCGGCCCATCGTTCCGGCAAAAGATCCGTATTTCGAAGAAGCGATCGAACACGGCAAAGGACACTAGATTTAAGATATGTCGTCAAAGAAACATACAGATACGGCGGTGGATCTAAACAAGCCGTACGAAGAAAATGAGATCCAGCTCAAAGGGATCATCGGCTTTGCTGTGGGGCTATTCCTGTTGATCGTGATCACCTTCGGGCTGATGTGGGCATTTTTGAATGTTCTCAAAGACTACTCAAAAGAAGGCGTGGTCGCCAATCCGATGGCAATGAGCGAGAAGGAACGCCTTCCGCCGGAACCACGGCTTCAGGCGGCTCCGGGATTCGGTGTCGAGTCTGAAAAAGGTTGGGTCAACCTGGAGCTTGGAGCTCCGCAGGCTGAATATCGCGAACTTCAGAAGCAATGGGCGAAAGCCTGGGAAGAAGGGCACAAGGATCCTAAGACCGGCATGGTGACAATGATGCCGATCAAGGAAGCTAAAGAGAAATTCCTGGCTATGAACGTAAAGGCGAAATCGGGCCCGGACGCAGAAGTTATGCTTGATCGTTCGAAGATGTACATTTCGGATTCCAGCGCCGGACGAGTGGCTTCGGAAAAAAGAAGGTAAATAGAAAGTGAGTCTAGTGCAGAAAGCAAAATTATTATCCCTGAGTTTCGGTATCGCTGCGGTGATGCTGGCCTCTGCTGCTTTCGTCGGTGCGCAAAAGGCCGAGCATTACAACTCACCTCTATATTCACCTCGAACTTATGACCCGAATGTTACGTCCGCTAACGGACTGCCGGACACCCTGAAAAAGGTCGGTATCGAGCAGAAGCTAGGTGACCAGCTGCCGCTGGATACGGAACTGAAAGACGAAGCCGGAAATATAGTTACGCTCGGCAGCTATTTCGGGAAAGGCCGGCCGGTGATCGTTGCGTTCGTCTATTATGAATGCCCGATGCTCTGCAACCAGGTTCTTAATGGACTGACCGGATCGCTCAAAGGCATCAGTTTTAACGCCGGTAAGGAATTTGACGTAGTAGCGATCAGCTTTGACGCTAAAGAGTTTGATAAAGCGGATCTTGCTAAGAATAAGAAAGCTAGCTACATCGAACGCTACGGCAGGCCGGAAACGGCGAACGGGTGGCACTTTTTGACGGGGACGGAAGCCTCTATCCAAAAGGTTACCTCCGCTGCGGGTTTTACGTTCGAATGGGATGAAAAGAGCCAGCAGTTCGCCCATGCGGCGGGCGTGATGATCGCAACGCCCGATGGCAAATTGTCCAGATATTTATACGGGATCGATTATTCGCCGAAGGATCTTAAGTTCGGCATCATGGAATCGGCCGAAAGTCGGGTAGGGAATCCAGCCGATCAATTGCTTTTGTACTGTTTTCACTACGACCCCGCAAGCGGCAAATACGGATTGGCGATCCTCAATCTTGTACGATTGGGCGGTATTGCGACACTCCTTGGAATGGGAGCGATGGGCTTGGTGTTTTGGCGAAGGAATAAACGAAAGACAGTGAATAGTGATGAGTGATCAGTGATGAGTGATAGCAGTCTAACTGCGTTTCACTCACCGATCACCACTTACCACTAAAGAATTATGCAGACTACATCGTGGGTACCATTATTTCCGGATCAGGCCTCGACCTTTGCGTGGCAGGTTGATGCGTTGTATTTCTACCTGATCGCCGTGAGCGTAGCTTTTACGATCCCGATCGTGGTGGCGATATTCTTTTTCGCGGTCAAGTACCGCGAAACCGAAAAGTACGCAACACCCGAAGAAATGCACGGGTCGATGGTGCTCGAGACGGTTTGGTCGATCATTCCGTTTGTCATTTCGATGACAATATTCCTCGGCGGCGCGATCGTGTTTTTTCAGCAGTACACTCCGCCGGATGATGCGATGGAGGTTTACGTTGTCGGTAAGCAGTGGATGTGGAAGGTACAGCACCAAACTGGCCAGCGTGAGATAAACGAACTTCACGTTCCGGTTGGCAGAAAGGTAAAGCTGACCATGACGACCGAAGACGTTATTCACGATTTTGACATCCCGGCTTTCCGAACAAAGGCGGATGTGGTGCCGGGGCGTTACACCTACATGTGGTTCGAGGCGACGAAGCCTGGCAAGTACCGTCTTTTTTGTGCCGAATACTGCGGACTCAATCACTCAGGTATGGGGGGCTGGGTGTATGTAATGGAGCAGCGTGATTTCGACAATTGGCTAAGCGGGAACGTTTCAGGCCAGACCCCGGTCGAGGCAGGCAAGGATCTGTTTGAAAACAAGCTCGGTTGTGCCTCGTGTCATGCAGGCGGGCCTGCTCAACGCGGAGCCAAGCTCGAAGGCATCTATGGGCATGACGTGAAACTGGTAGGCGGCTCGACAGTCAAGGTCGACGATCAGTATATCCGCAACTCGATCTTAAATCCGTCGGCACAGGTTGTAGAAGGATTTCAGCCGATAATGCCGACATTCAAGGGGCAGGTGACGGAAGAACAGCTTAATTCGCTCGTGGCCTACATTAAATCTCTGACACCGAACGCGGCGGCTGCGACGTCAATGAACGCGAGCCCTGCTGCGAACACGGCCGCTCCGGTAAATTCTGCACCAGCGGCGAACAAGCCCGCGGCTAATAAGCCGGCCGGCAACAGTAATAAATAGGTTTTACAAGACTATGCAAACGCAAGAAGCAATATCAGCAGGGTACGGAGCAGAAGCGAAGCCGAACTATTTGACCAATGGCTCGACACTGAAGTCGTGGCTGTTGACCAAGGATCATAAACGCATTGCGATCATGTACTTGATCTCAGTTTCAGCGTTCTTTTTGGCGGGTGGACTTTACGCCGCCACGATCCGGCTGGAACTTCTGACACCTGCCAGTGATCTCGTCGAATCAGCGACTTACAACAAGGTCTTCACTCAGCATGGTATCCTGATGATCTTTTTCTTCCTGATACCGTCAATCCCCGCAATTCTGGGTAACTTCCTATTGCCTCTGATGATCGGGGCAAAGGATCTTGCATTGCCGCGAGTGAATTTGCTGAGCCTCTATATTTATTGGGTCGCCGGTGGATTGGTGCTTTTTGCTCTGATGCAGGGCGGCGTTGATACTGGCTGGACCTTTTACGCACCGTACAGCACGACGTTTTCTAACTCGTACGTCATGCTCGTCGGACTCGGTATCTTTATCAATGGCTTTTCGTCGATCCTCACAGGGCTGAATTTTATCGTAACGATCCACACCATGCGTGCTCCGGGAATGACATGGTTCCGCATGCCGTTATTCGTCTGGGCCCATTACGCGACTAGTTTGGTGATGATCCTTGGAACTCCTGTGGTCGCGATCACCGTTCTGATGCTCGCACTCGAACGCCTCGGCCGCATCGGAATTTTCGATCCGACGATCGGGGGCGACCCGATCCTGTTCCAGCATCTTTTCTGGTTCTATTCTCACCCGGCCGTTTACATCATGATCTTGCCGGGCATGGGAGTCATATCGGAATTGATCTCTAATTTCTCGCGTAAAAAGGTTTTCGGTTACGAATTTATTGCCTTTTCATCGATCGCGATCGCAGTTTTTGGCTTCCTTGTTTGGGGCCATCATCTCTTTGTCAGTGGCCAGTCAATGTATGCCGGTTTGGTGTTCTCGTTCCTGACGATGGTGGTAGCCGTTCCTTCGGCGATCAAGATGTTTAACTGGACCGCGACGCTTTATAAAGGTTCGATCTCGTACGACACTCCAATGCTTTACGCGTTGGGTTTTATGGGCCTTTTCCTGATCGGCGGTTTGACGGGATTGTTTCTCGGATCGGTCGGTTTGACGGTGCATTTGACGGACACTTATTTTGTCGTTGCCCATTTCCATTACGTCATGGTCGGCGGACAGGTCATTGCTTATCTTGGCGGTATCCATTACTGGTGGCCTAAAATGACAGGCCGAATGTACTCCGAGTTTTGGGGCAAGATCTCTGCGATGCTTGTTTTCGTCGGTTTCAACCTCACATTCTTTCCGCAGTTCATTCTTGGATATCAGGGCATGCCTCGTCGCTATGCTTCGTATCCGGAGGAATTGCAGGTTCTCAATATTTTCTCGACGGCGGGAGCATCGGTTCTTGGTATCGGCCTCGTAATGCCGGTCATCTATCTGACCCATTCCTTGATCGCCGGAAAGAAGGCAGGAGATAATCCATGGATGCATCCGGGCCTCGAGTGGCGTACGAGTTCGCCGCCGCCTACTGAGAATTTTGAGCAGATGCCGGTTGTCACGTGGGAAGCTTACGAATTTGGCGAGGAGAGCGGGTTAGATCTCGATGAGGCAAGACGGCGCGACGCTGCTGTAACAGTCTAGGGATGTCGAAAAGGGCGGGACTGCGTTCCGCTCTCTCGAGAATCTCGTTTGAACTAACGATTAACTAATAATGTCGACACACTCAGAACATAGCGAACATCATCACCAGCCGGGTCTTCAGCATCAGTTCGAGGACATGGCCCAGCAGGAAGAGAGCGTCACCATTGCGATGTGGATGTTCCTCGTGCAGGAGATCATGTTCTTCGGCGGGCTATTCACGGCTTATCTCGTATTCCGTTCGAAATACCCGATGGCCTTTGCCGCCGGCAGTAATCACCTCGACGCTTTCTGGGGCGGCCTTAACACGATCGTTCTCATCGTCAGCAGTCTGACGATGGCTCTGACCGTTTATTACGCTCAAAGAGGCAACCGCAACATGCAGGTGATCATGATCGTGCTCACCATGTTGTTCGGTGCAACGTTCCTGGGCGTAAAGGCGATCGAATACACTGATAAGTTTAACCACGGTTTTGTGCCGGTTACTGGTTTGAATCGGAAAGCGAAAGCCGAGCACGCCGGAGAGCACGCTGCTACAGCGGAGAAGCCGTGTTGGGAAGTGGAACATGGTGCTGCGGCCGCGGAACATACTTACGTGAATCCGCACGGTGAGTTTCAGTGGACAGATTGTTCACTCGTAAAGCTGGCCCAGGATGGTAAGTTCCTTACCGACGCAGAAAAGATCGGTTATTTCTCGAACGGCGAGATAGACGCCAATAAGTTTCGCGACCGGGTTCGGATATTTTTCTGGATCTATTTTGTAATGACGGGGCTCCATGCTCTTCACATGATCATCGGGCTCGGGCTGATGGCGTGGTTGGGATACAAGGCTTTTCGCGGCACTTATAGCCGTGAATACTACATGCCCGTCGAAATGTCTGGTTTGTATTGGCACTTTGTCGATATTGTTTGGATTTTCCTGTTTCCGCTGCTTTATTTGCTCGGCAGGCACTTCATGCATTAAGGAGGGCATTAGGGAGAAGTTATGTCAACGGAACACCACGAAGATCATGACCACATGAATATACCGAAATACTTCGGTATTTTTGGGATACTTATTGTCGGAACGGTTCTGACATATTACGCCGCAACGGTGGATATGGACCACATATTTCCGGGTGCGAACACGCTCGTTGCGCTGCTGATCGCGTTCACGAAGATGACATTTGTTATGTTGTTTTTCATGCACGTATATTGGAGTAAGAAGATGATATGGCTCGCCGCCGTAGCCAGCTTCTTTTGGCTAGCGATCATGTTTGCGTATACGATGCAGGACTATCTGACGCGTAATTCTGGAGTCTTTACAGGTTGATAGGTTAGTTTTAAGGTTAATAAGACGCGGAATGAAGTGGTTTTTCACTTCGTTCCGCGTCTTTTGTTAGCTAGCGTAAGCAGTTTTGAAATGCTATTATTTTTCGTTTAAGCCTGTTCTGGCCTTACGGCGTGCCGTTACGTGGCAACGTAGTAAAGGAGTCGGCACATCAGACACGAATGAAGTATTTTCCGGGTAATTTATTGCGGCTCAGAGGGACTATTGCAGTTGCAGCCCTCTTTTTAATTGCAGGCTGCAACATCGTGAAGAAGGAGAGCAAGACGCCAACTCTGCTTCGAACTGAAACGGCCCAGCAGTCGGAGCTGATTAAAGAGATCAATCGCTTTGCACGTGTAGCTTCCATGCGAGCGAAGATGGATCTGAAATTTGAGGATAATTCATTCGCAGAGTTCGGATCGAAAGAGGCATATAGAAGTGCGGACGGTGAAGTTGTCGTTCAGCGGCCCGGTATGATCCTGCTGAAGGTTCAAGCTCCGTTTATCCGAACCGACATTGCTCAGATGACCTCAGATGGTGTTAATTTTCGCGTCGCGATCCTGAATGACGGCGGCTCGGGGAAATATAAGAAGTTCGTCAAAGGAACAAATGAGGCCGACTATTCCAAGCTGCAAAAGAATCTGAGTGCGGACGGGAATGGCAATGGAGATGCAAAGGCTGCCAAGGAAAGCGTTAACGCCTTCGCTAATCTTCGGCCGCAGCACTTTACTGATGCAATGCTGGTTCGCCCGACCGATGCGGCAAATGTATATACTCAAAGCAGCATATTCGAGATCGAGGATGACTATACTGTGAATAGTAAGTCTCCGATCCGTAAGGTTATGCGCGGATATTATCTTCTGGACGAATATTCGAAGCAGGAAAACGGTAGTTTAATGATCCTGCGTCGCTTTTGGTTTGACCGCGTCGGCGGCATCCGCCTTGCGAGGCAGCAGATCTTTGACAGGCAGGGCGAGATCGATTCGGATATTGTATACGGAAAAGAAGGGAAGTTGACCGAAACATCAGATTACCTGAATTTGCCGCTTGAGATACAGGTCACGCGCCCCAAGGAAAAGTATTCAATGAAACTGACCTATCAGACGCCGGAAGCGGTGACGATCGGGAAGAAATATCCGGAAACGGCGTTTGTGCTTCAGAATTCATGGAATCTCGAGGAGGTTGACCTCGATAAGAAACTTAGTGAGATAAAGGTCGATCAGCCGACCAGCAACGCCAGAACGGGCGTGACACGATATCAATAAAAACTGCCCGATGAAACCGATCCTACAGACCGTCGATCTAAAAAAATCCTATAAGGTTGGAAAGCTGGAAGTTCCGGTACTTCGGGGCCTGTCGATGGAGGTGAATGAGGGCGAATTCGTCGCGATCATGGGGCCGTCCGGCTGCGGCAAATCAACGCTGCTCCATCTGCTGGGCGGATTGCTAAGCCCGACGAGCGGCAGCATTCTGATCGACGGCGAAGACCTTGCGAAGGTCTCGGACGCTCAGCGTACGGATATTCGGCGGCGTAAAATAGGATTTGTTTTTCAGCGGTTCAACCTTTTCCCGACCCTTTCGGCAGAAGGGAATCTGAAGCTGGCGGAAAAGATCCATACAGGAAGCGGCAGTAAGAATTCCGACCGCCGCCGTGAGGTTTTGCGGCTGCTCAAGCTAGAGGATAAAATGCACCATAAGCCGCTTGAGCTTTCCGGCGGTGAGCAGCAGCGGGTCGCACTCGCAAGAGCTATCGTCAACGGCCCGGCGATAATTTTGGCGGACGAACCAACCGGAAATCTCGATACCGAGAATTCGCAGATCGTGCTTGAGATGTTTCGCGAGTTGAACGAAAAATTCAACCAGACCATCATCATGATCACTCACAACCCCGAGGCGGCCGAGGCTTGTTCGCGAACGATACAAATGCGGGACGGGCATATTGTGTAGGAACCGCCTGCGTAAGCGGGCGGATAGGGCTCGAGCAGCATTTTTGGATAGGCTTTAGTGGTTTCGTGAACGAGGGCGTACCCTCCGCTTACGCAGGGGATTCTGACACAAGTATGAAAAACGTGATCAACTGGAGCTATGAACGTGCCTCGTGGCAATGGGATCTGTTGTGCGTGCTCATCATGTGTTTCATCTTCCTTACGCCTAAAGAATGGTTCAACAGTAAAGAACCGGGAGCAACCCGACCGAAGGCTCAAGCCGTCCAAGTTGAGACGGGGAATGCTAGATAGTCGGTGGTCAAGGTTAATGTTATGAGAAGACTCTTTCGATATAGTCTGTTTGTTTTGACGGTGTTAGTTTTTGGGGTTTTTCTGTCCGCGAGAGAGGCATCTGCCCAAGGGATCTTGGGTCAAATCCTCAATCGGATGGAGAGCCACAACAAAACAATTGACACCGTCCAGGCGAATGTAACGATGAAAAAGTACAATCCGCAGCTGGACGCGACCGACACATACATCGGATCGACCAGCTATATCCCTGAATCAGCGAAGGTTGCCAAGGGCAAACGGTATATGCGACTGGATTGGGAGCAGCCGGCGGTGGAACAGGTCGCGATCATTGGCGACCAATACAAACTCTATAAAAAGAGCATTAACCAGCTCTACGTAGGCAAGGTCGAAAAGGCGAAAACATCAGCCGGAGCCGGCAACGCACTTGCTTTCATGAGTATGTCGAAAGAGCAGTTAAAGGCTAATTACGATGTCCAGTATATTGCGCAGGAGAATATTGAGGGCGGAATACCAACATGGCATCTTTTGTTGACGCCAAAAGCTGCTGGTAACTATAAGACCGCAGAGCTATGGGTGGACGGCAACGGAATGCCGCTTCAAGCGAAGGTGGTTGAACGGAACAACGATACGACAACTGTCACACTCTCAAATGTTCGCAAGAATCAGAAGATCGATCCTAAGATCTTTGATATAAACGTTAAAGGAGCGACTGTTGTTAAAGCCTAAGAGGTTCAACAAGTTGAACGGAACGATTTAAGTAATGCCAAAGGCAAGTAGTTTCAGCAGATTTACACGCGGTGTTAAGCACACCATCAAAGCGTTTGCTTCCACGAAGCATCCCGTATTGGTTCACATTGTGCCGATGCGTCGGTGTAACCTTGCCTGCACATACTGTAACGAATTCGACAAGACGAGCGATCCGGTGCCGATCGACGTGATGTTGCAGAGGATCGATAAACTGGCGGAGTTCGGCTCGTCGGTGATCACGATCTCTGGCGGCGAACCGATGATGCATCCTGAGATCTACGAGATCATTGATCGAATTCGCCATCACGGAATGATAGCCGGGCTGATCTCGAACGGCTATTATTTTCAGCCCGAAAAGGTCAAAAAATTGAACGAAGCGGGGCTCGATTACCTACAGATATCGATCGACAATGTAACGCCGGATGAAGTTTCGAAAAAGAGTTTGAAGGTGCTCGACGCTAAGCTCGTCAATCTGCAGCAGCACGCGAAATTTAAGGTAAACATCAATTCGGTAGTCGGCGGCGGTGTGGCAAATCCTGAGGAAGCTCTTATCATCGCCAACCGTGCCCGCGAGCT
Protein-coding sequences here:
- a CDS encoding cbb3-type cytochrome c oxidase subunit I codes for the protein MQTQEAISAGYGAEAKPNYLTNGSTLKSWLLTKDHKRIAIMYLISVSAFFLAGGLYAATIRLELLTPASDLVESATYNKVFTQHGILMIFFFLIPSIPAILGNFLLPLMIGAKDLALPRVNLLSLYIYWVAGGLVLFALMQGGVDTGWTFYAPYSTTFSNSYVMLVGLGIFINGFSSILTGLNFIVTIHTMRAPGMTWFRMPLFVWAHYATSLVMILGTPVVAITVLMLALERLGRIGIFDPTIGGDPILFQHLFWFYSHPAVYIMILPGMGVISELISNFSRKKVFGYEFIAFSSIAIAVFGFLVWGHHLFVSGQSMYAGLVFSFLTMVVAVPSAIKMFNWTATLYKGSISYDTPMLYALGFMGLFLIGGLTGLFLGSVGLTVHLTDTYFVVAHFHYVMVGGQVIAYLGGIHYWWPKMTGRMYSEFWGKISAMLVFVGFNLTFFPQFILGYQGMPRRYASYPEELQVLNIFSTAGASVLGIGLVMPVIYLTHSLIAGKKAGDNPWMHPGLEWRTSSPPPTENFEQMPVVTWEAYEFGEESGLDLDEARRRDAAVTV
- a CDS encoding cytochrome c oxidase subunit 3, with product MAFAAGSNHLDAFWGGLNTIVLIVSSLTMALTVYYAQRGNRNMQVIMIVLTMLFGATFLGVKAIEYTDKFNHGFVPVTGLNRKAKAEHAGEHAATAEKPCWEVEHGAAAAEHTYVNPHGEFQWTDCSLVKLAQDGKFLTDAEKIGYFSNGEIDANKFRDRVRIFFWIYFVMTGLHALHMIIGLGLMAWLGYKAFRGTYSREYYMPVEMSGLYWHFVDIVWIFLFPLLYLLGRHFMH
- a CDS encoding outer-membrane lipoprotein carrier protein LolA — translated: MKKYNPQLDATDTYIGSTSYIPESAKVAKGKRYMRLDWEQPAVEQVAIIGDQYKLYKKSINQLYVGKVEKAKTSAGAGNALAFMSMSKEQLKANYDVQYIAQENIEGGIPTWHLLLTPKAAGNYKTAELWVDGNGMPLQAKVVERNNDTTTVTLSNVRKNQKIDPKIFDINVKGATVVKA
- a CDS encoding cytochrome C oxidase subunit IV family protein, with product MSTEHHEDHDHMNIPKYFGIFGILIVGTVLTYYAATVDMDHIFPGANTLVALLIAFTKMTFVMLFFMHVYWSKKMIWLAAVASFFWLAIMFAYTMQDYLTRNSGVFTG
- a CDS encoding SCO family protein, coding for MQKAKLLSLSFGIAAVMLASAAFVGAQKAEHYNSPLYSPRTYDPNVTSANGLPDTLKKVGIEQKLGDQLPLDTELKDEAGNIVTLGSYFGKGRPVIVAFVYYECPMLCNQVLNGLTGSLKGISFNAGKEFDVVAISFDAKEFDKADLAKNKKASYIERYGRPETANGWHFLTGTEASIQKVTSAAGFTFEWDEKSQQFAHAAGVMIATPDGKLSRYLYGIDYSPKDLKFGIMESAESRVGNPADQLLLYCFHYDPASGKYGLAILNLVRLGGIATLLGMGAMGLVFWRRNKRKTVNSDE
- a CDS encoding ABC transporter ATP-binding protein; this encodes MKPILQTVDLKKSYKVGKLEVPVLRGLSMEVNEGEFVAIMGPSGCGKSTLLHLLGGLLSPTSGSILIDGEDLAKVSDAQRTDIRRRKIGFVFQRFNLFPTLSAEGNLKLAEKIHTGSGSKNSDRRREVLRLLKLEDKMHHKPLELSGGEQQRVALARAIVNGPAIILADEPTGNLDTENSQIVLEMFRELNEKFNQTIIMITHNPEAAEACSRTIQMRDGHIV
- a CDS encoding radical SAM protein translates to MPKASSFSRFTRGVKHTIKAFASTKHPVLVHIVPMRRCNLACTYCNEFDKTSDPVPIDVMLQRIDKLAEFGSSVITISGGEPMMHPEIYEIIDRIRHHGMIAGLISNGYYFQPEKVKKLNEAGLDYLQISIDNVTPDEVSKKSLKVLDAKLVNLQQHAKFKVNINSVVGGGVANPEEALIIANRARELGFSSTVGVIHDGDGLNKGLTVREKEVYKEIKSKGQSSYARWNWFQDDLVEGKEYEWRCRAGARYLYVDEFGIVNWCSQQRGTPGIPLLEYTQADMDREYITEKWCAPTCTIQCVHQVGHLDAWRDKQISLSDYNKRKGGGLKSETVAQVIGSD
- the coxB gene encoding cytochrome c oxidase subunit II, coding for MQTTSWVPLFPDQASTFAWQVDALYFYLIAVSVAFTIPIVVAIFFFAVKYRETEKYATPEEMHGSMVLETVWSIIPFVISMTIFLGGAIVFFQQYTPPDDAMEVYVVGKQWMWKVQHQTGQREINELHVPVGRKVKLTMTTEDVIHDFDIPAFRTKADVVPGRYTYMWFEATKPGKYRLFCAEYCGLNHSGMGGWVYVMEQRDFDNWLSGNVSGQTPVEAGKDLFENKLGCASCHAGGPAQRGAKLEGIYGHDVKLVGGSTVKVDDQYIRNSILNPSAQVVEGFQPIMPTFKGQVTEEQLNSLVAYIKSLTPNAAAATSMNASPAANTAAPVNSAPAANKPAANKPAGNSNK